One window of the Cryptomeria japonica chromosome 7, Sugi_1.0, whole genome shotgun sequence genome contains the following:
- the LOC131073104 gene encoding 3-methyl-2-oxobutanoate hydroxymethyltransferase 1, mitochondrial, with translation MFTMLQRSNFMAGCFHESLPQSHAIHCSPSLLKGKMITVHTRGIRHFCQNPCKFKEDRVPSLRLLDVRCMSNLPENTIYGGPKSQSPWKRITLKHLSEKYGKEEPITMVTAYDYPSAVHVDQAGIDICLVGDSAGMVVHGHDTTLPVTIEDMLLHCQAVARGARRPLLVGDLPFGSYEKSTEQAVGTAIKILKEGGMDAIKLEGGALSRVSAAQAIVEAGIAVMGHVGLTPQAISVLGGFRPQGRTAESAIKVLESALALQDAGCFSIVLECMPSPVAAAVTSALQIPTIGIGAGPSCSGQVLVYHDLLGMMQHPHHAKVTPKFCKQYAKIGDAINKALSEYREEVSSRSFPSEIHTPYRIDQSNMDTFVNELERRGLSKAASAAVASCEKDDKA, from the exons ATGTTCACAATGCTGCAAAGATCAAACTTCATGGCTGGCTGTTTTCACGAGTCATTACCACAGTCTCATGCCATACATTGTAGCCCTTCATTGCTGAAAGGGAAGATGATAACAGTTCATACAAGAGGAATACGTCATTTTTGTCAAAATCCATGCAAGTTTAAGGAGGATAGGGTTCCTTCTCTAAGGCTGTTGGATGTGCGCTGTATGTCCAACCTTCCAGAAAATACTATATATGGAGGACCTAAATCCCAATCTCCCTGGAAGAGGATAACTTTGAAGCATCTTTCTGAAAAATATGGGAAAGAGGAGCCAATTACAATGGTTACAGCTTATGATTATCCATCAGCAGTTCATGTTGATCAGGCAGGCATTGATATTTGTTTAGTAGGAGATTCAGCTG GAATGGTGGTGCATGGGCATGACACAACTTTACCTGTTACCATAGAGGATATGCTACTACACTGTCAAGCGGTTGCCCGTGGGGCAAGGCGACCCCTTCTTGTTGGTGATTTGCCATTTGGAAGCTATGAAAAGAGCACAGAGCAG GCAGTGGGAACTGCAATCAAGATATTGAAGGAGGGTGGCATGGATGCAATAAAGCTTGAAGGAGGTGCATTGTCCAGGGTATCTGCAGCACAAGCTATAGTTGAGGCAGGCATTGCAGTGATGGGGCATGTGGGGCTTACCCCACAGGCAATAAGTGTTCTTGGTGGCTTTCGACCTCAGGGTAGAACTGCGGAAAGTGCAATAAAG GTTCTGGAAAGTGCGCTTGCTTTGCAGGATGCTGGCTGCTTCTCAATTGTACTAGAATGCATGCCATCCCCTGTGGCAGCTGCCGTGACTTCAGCTCTTCAAATTCCTACCATTGGAATTGGAGCGGGGCCATCTTGTAGCGGCCAG GTCTTAGTATATCATGATTTGCTGGGAATGATGCAGCATCCACACCATGCCAAG GTTACGCCCAAGTTTTGTAAGCAATATGCAAAAATAGGAGATGCAATAAACAAAGCTCTTTCAGAGTATAGAGAGGAGGTTTCTTCGCGGTCATTTCCTTCTGAAATTCACACTCCTTACAGAATCGATCAATCTAACATGGATACATTTGTCAATGAACTTGAGAGAAGAGGGCTAAGCAAAGCAGCAAGTGCAGCTGTTGCCTCATGTGAGAAAGATGATAAAGCCTGA